The Melanotaenia boesemani isolate fMelBoe1 chromosome 3, fMelBoe1.pri, whole genome shotgun sequence genome contains the following window.
ttttctgtttgcagccCTGCCCAGGTCAACAGTCGTGTCTCCCAGATTTGCCTCCCACCTGAGCGCTACACAGTGCCAGAAAGGACTATGTGTGAAATTGCAGGATGGGGTGAAACGCGAGGCAAGTATGACCCCTTAGGATAGCTTGACAGTAAATTCACAATATACTGCGCTTTATGCAGCTGTAGACTGTATCAGATATATGCAAATAGATAACTTATTTAGAACAAGCATCTTGCTTCTGTCCTGAAAGTACTTTTGCATCCAAATGAGAGAACTAGTCAGACTCTTAAGTTTCAGATGGCATAGCTATTTCCAAAATTATGTAACATCTGTTCTccatccttttttatttctcctgctcTCTAAGCCCACTAGTTGCTAACATctccttctttctgtttttcaagGTACTGGGGATGAGAATGTCCTCAATGTGGCACATATACCAGTCATCAGTAACACAGAATGCAACAAATACTTTAGAGGTCGGGTTCGTGAAAATGAGATGTGCACAAACTCTTTCCAGGGTGGAGTAGGTGCCTGTGAGGTATGTATCCATAGAAAAAATGTGGACAGTGTGAAAGatcttccatttttcttttataacatAGAAGCTTAATATAATATGCTCGAAAGAAACAAGGGGCTTTGTGAATATGTACCAAGTCACAGGGATACACCTAACACCATTTTCTTTAATGCGTACCAGAGTCTACCATGCCATGTAAGCAATAATGTATTAtagcaaacagaatgacaaATCATGtgagaacaaaaaaaatatggaGCTCCAACTAGAAGCTGGTTGGCAGTTTAGCAGAAAGACtggaaaatttgtttttgtaggCTTTCTCCACAGCAAACTgcatgtttgtttggttttacaaGGGGTAATGTGCCTGTGAGCTTGAGAGATAGAGCTAATCAGGCTGTTTCCACCAGCTGTTTCCTTTGCTATTTGTGCTAAGCTGAGCTAAGCTAACCAGCTGCACAAGTGACAGTGTGCAAAAATCCACAGTAGAGCTCTCGCTTTAAACCACTTTGAGATTTCTTGGGTTTAAACTTGCCTCTTCTGGAAACCCTCTTTGAGCTTTAGTTCACCAACCAAGAAAGCTTTAGATTCTACTAACTAAAGATGCCCTGACAACTATCTACTCCACATGCTACAAATAATGGcacttaaaaaatgaaaaaaaatccatttagcAATAAGAAATATGGATCCTCACTAAAGTTTTGAGCCTTTAAAATGCTAATAACATGCATAACGAAGACCACAGCTTTATAATTAAATGACTAATCTTCATCAGATACCAGGAAAGGATGGGGACTTGAAAAGATTAGATTAAAattcacttgtttttttatCCACACGAGTTACAGATGTTAGCTAGAGATTGCTAACATCGTGTTAACACGGTTTTAGAGTACTGTAAAGTTTGCATTACATATCAGAGTATTATACAAATGGAGAAGGTTGTTTAGTACGGGAGTAATAATTCTGACATAACACAACACAGAACCTACAGTCCAAGGATCAGCTAGTGAACTATTAGTCATATCTCACACTGTCCAACATAAAGCAAAAGAGCAAAGGGAGAGTCGATAAAGAACAGACAGTCCTCTTCTCTGTTGAGGGGAAATCTCTAGGTGCTCAATCCAAGGCTGCATGGATTGAACAGCTACATAGTTTTGGCTTATACATCCCATCAAATATCCGGGTACATAATCCTTTTGTCTTAAACCAGTGCAACACACTTGTGCCTGTTCTTATGGAAGCATCATTAAAGTCTTTTGCTTGCCTGCATAAAATTTACCCTGGATAGAATGCTAGCTCTTTTAGCTCCATTAGGTCAGAAACAGTGTGGATTTTGTGTCCTGAAAAGCTTGAGTTTGTGCAGCATGCATTAAGGCAACATCCAGAATaatgaaaatggcaaaatatATCAGTAATATCTACTAACCtaattatagtaaaacctcaaCATTATCCATAtcttaataatgtaaaataaacgTGGTTGGGTGGAGGGGCGGGTGGGTGGACACGGCTCAGACTGACAACTTTTTGTTCTAAATTTCTGTCTTTATGTCTTGGAAATTGTATTAAATTCATAGGTAACTTTTCAACGCAATTTTTTGCTATATACTTTGTGAATAAGACAAAGTAACCCCTCAGAATTAGCCCTTCAAATACTGATTGTAAAGAAATTCTTTGGGTGAGTTAGATCACTTATAGCAAAGAACATACAGTTATTTATAAGTTCCTATAAATCAAACACATTCACCATTTGGATAATGTAAGGGAACTGGGTAAGATGTGACTGCAAGATGTTTCCAACCTCAGCAGTGACAGTCAGTCATAACAGAGACAAATAATGACTCCAGAGTGTTGTTactgtgtgtctgcagagagacTACGGCGGCCCTCTGGCGTGTCAGAACGGGGACTGCTGGGTACTTGAGGGTGTGATCATCCCCATGAGGCGCTGCGgacacccagggcagcccaacaTTTTCATccgtgtgtctgtgtatgtggaCTGGATCAAGAAGGTCATGGAAATGGCTTAGTGATAGATACTGCCATCCAAAACAGAACTGATAAaatccatataaaaaaaaaaaacttggaagACATGCACATACTTTTTTCTTATGTATCTCtttggtattaaaagctgttaaatatACAAATCAAAGTGTACAATAAGAATTTACTGTATGAGTTATGTTATATGTCATTTCATAAAAAGCCCAATTTAGACTTATATATGCAGAAGATCCTGGTATTACATAGTAGTTTGTTCCGTTATATCTGCAGTACATTAATATTTGAACTTAAACTCAGAGGAGATTCATCATGGAAATGTAAGTGATTGTTAAATTTTAGGAACACTTTATAATATGTATTAACTTATCCTGCATGGACATATTctacattattatatttttattcattattcaatattgttttaataaattgttgTATCTGCTTACAATTGCAGTTTAATAAACTTTGTAAATGTTATATATAGTCAACTGTGAAATATGTGAGCTCAAAGGATCATCAACTTTAAcaacaaaatggtttaaaaacaaattaattgtAGCCCTTCTGGTTCAAAAGAGAATAACTGTAGCTAATTAGCCTCCACTGACAGAGGAGGTGTGTTAGTTTACAGTAAAGTTTTAAGGTTCTGAACATCCCTTGTAAGCGCACCCTTTACCAGAAAACTATGCCTCCCTTGCTCTCGCTGGCATTGATCGGAGCTCCAAAATACCTTCTTTGCCCCCAGCCTCTAAAAGAAATCCCTCCTCTGCCTGTCTTTTGATGCCTGCCCCCACCTCTAAAGACATGCCTTTGTGCCTTATGCAGAACTGTATGCGCTGCACATTCTTTCTAGTTCTATAGGAGGATTTTTGTAACCCGGTCCTGATGAGCCCACGGAATTCAGCTTAAATAAACCTCAAGATCAGAGTCCAGCCGAATCTCAGACTGCAGAAGGCCACTGAACTCTCTCATACGTAGACACGTACACAATTTCTCTCATGCAAACCCTCCCCCATCTCTCTAGATTATCTCCTACTCTGGCGTTCACTTGTTGGTTTTTTTACATCAATATTTACCACACTGacctttttttaatcacatttttttgaagaaacagaaactactattaaaaactgaaatgcaGGACTAACTGATGATGGGAGACAGTTTGGAAACAGCAGGTTGACGGTTATGAGTTTGGTGTCGTTTTCTTCACTTTCATGTAGTAATATTTATAGTAGATGACTAATCAAATTTGTACATGACTCCAAGCTCTCAGTAAGTGTCAAAAGAATTCTGGGAAACCTTACTAAACCTTTGGTCAATCTTGAGATGAAAGTATTCaaatattttcttcattaatctttattttgcaaCTTCTAGTAATAACCTGAGAAATCATGTGTAGGCTGAAGATAAACACTTGGTGTCTTTGAATTTACCGTTTGGGTTGCgcttaaaaacaaatctaaatgtAGTATTGTGGTTAGAGTGGATGTTCACTCTGAAACTTTCTAAATTACATCATGAAACTGACAATGCAAACTGTTTAAACCTAAGTCTGAGCTTCATCTTTGTAACTTAAAACTTTATGTTCTGGTCTCATGCCAGCATGCTCACCTGACATGACTCTATGAGCGGTCTGGCATTAGCTGTCCCTGGAATGTGTGTTCACTCAGGTTCAAACCTTTTCATCTGAATTCATCAGTTTGTATAAATCTGAGAAATAGTAACTATGATAAAAGCTTTCCTTCTCCTttcaaaatgttcaaaatttCAAAAAGCACAAGAAtatttaacacacaaaaaagttacAAGTTAAAGATTTCATTGTGATCCACTAAAATCTAAATTTCAATTGTATCAGTTTATTAAATTACTTAAAAGTTGAATAGATGAGTGAAACTGGAGcataattttgttcttgttctacATGAGAAAACCCAGCCGTTTCCATCATATACGTGCATTTTGCTACCCTATTACtatgcagttttatttactgAATTGCTTATTTACATGCAGTATATGACTAAATGAACCTAACAGGATTAATATCCAAACAAATGTAAAGCAGATTGTTGCTCAGCAGATTTTGCTCTAAATATCCCATTTCATACAGGAGTCCTTTATACTTGCAGACAGTGTGTATCTGTAACGCTGTAGGTGGGGAGATAACAGCAGGGACAATGAGTGAAACTTCTGCTTGAAACTGTGCACACAGCCTGTTCTCACTATGATTTCTACTGAAGCAGACTGAACCTTTTTCCTCCCCTCTTTGGGGAACTTCCCAGTCCCCCAGACCCCACTTCGTGAACCCCGGAACCAGACCCTCCAGTCTAATGCCCGTCTTTCTCCCTCTCAAGTGGGTGGTCCGGTGAGCTGCTCGGGGCGGGGTCCTCTGTTTCAACCCTCCTACCCCTCGTTCTTTCTTGAAACATGCTTTAATAGAGAAAGTATGCAATGCATACTGCTTTGCCACAACCCCCCACTATACTGCATCTGGGGTATTCGTGACTGGACGTCTGGGGGATCACACACATTTCCGATtaggaggagggaggaaaatatatatagagagagacagagagagagcgagagagagagagcgagagagaaagagagagagagattgccCTTTCATTCCAGCCAATGAGACGGTCGATACACTAAGATTTTCATAGTTGTGCAGGAGCACAAAGTGAACGGAGTGTGTTTGAACCTCCAGGTAAAACTACAAACCGACTTAAGGTAAGTTGAACTTCCtctgctctctctctccctctctctcgcCCTCGCGCTCTCTCTCTGTAGTGTTTGGCGCTGGCTGCATGAGCAGGATTACTGAGCGTGAACATGGAGCCTATAGCCTGAATGTATACATGTAGGCTCTGTTCTGGCTGGCTGGTCTGAAAGCAGAGCTTTTGCACCTGTGTTGCTTGCCTTTGTCCTTGGTGAAGTTTTTCCATCTCGTTTTGCCTCTCCATTTCTTCGGACCTGTTGCATTATCGCCCACGAAAcctaaaacattttacagatCGATTGCGCAAGTGATGGGAGCAGGGGGATGTTGTTTGGCGAGCGCCGACTTTTACGCTTTAAACCGCCGATGGCCTCGACTGTTGTTTTGGCGTCAACATGTGCCAGTTACTCAACCGAAGTCGAAGGTTTGAACTCACGGCTTCGCTTCCCCGAGCGCCTCGCGCGCCTCCTTTAACGCCGCACAAGAATGTGTATTTATGGTTGCTATTGCCGCCCATATGCAAAAAGTACATTCAGTCCCGTACTTGACTGGCAAACACCGTCAAGTAGAGAAGACGGTGTGCTGCTGCAGAAGAAGTGCAGCGAGGCTGTGTTGACAATTAGCGTTTGGCACATTCCTCACGGAGCTAGACGTTGTGAAAACGACCACCTTGGGACATTTCCGACTGGCCGTTTTAAGTAGATATTCATGGTGTATTTTGTTAATAAGAATTGCATTAGTTTAATTGAGCAAGtagataattttgttttaagaagCTGTGTGGCATAGAAACACATTGTTTACCATATTAGTACTCGAGGTTGCGTTTAACCAAACTGTGCCAAACAACTGTCCAAAAACTCATCAATCTGTGTCTTTTTCAAGCTAAAATGTATCAAGTAAAAGTAGTTTGTTGTCTGTTAAATAGTGTGTTGTattacttaaaaacaaacaacaataatagtTATAATAGGTAACTTAGAGACTATGGGAACTTATGGTGGATCATTTACAGCTGATGTTTAAGgtaaaaacagataaacattttattgctgAACTCACCTTTATTATGAATGtagaaactgattaaaaaaaatctcttaagACActcattttcccattttttttccGAAAAAtccccaattaaaaaaaaaaaaaagtaataaaatccccaggaaaaagaaatcagaaGTCATTATTGTTTAGAAATTGGTACCAAATAAACAATCAGTCAAGacagatgcagatttgttttaaatgattgttTTACATAGATTTGTTTGTTGTTAGTGATCATTTCTATTAACTTTTCCATGTGgtgcttctgtgtgtgttcttggATATTGTTGTCACAGTTGTACAAGTTTCACTGTAACAGTTGTTGCAGCATCACCACTCCAACAACATTCACAGCCCCCATTGAGAAATACCTCACAGAGGGCAGATGGAAACGTAGAGCTCTGTACAGTAGATGCAGATTTTGGATGTCAGATTGAGTTGTGAATATCTGTGCTACTTTTAGTCTCTGCACACCATTCTCATGTTTCCCTGCGTTTGCCAGAACCCTGTTTGTGTTCCGATGAACCTGGTGCCAAGGCTTATGTATGAGCAGTTCCCACGCTTGCATTTGGAAAAGGTTCCTGTGTGATTCTGAATTATTCTTGTAATGATACATTAAGCATAGACTGAAAGAGCTTGTGGTAACTGTGCATAAAGATGATTTGAACTGGTCAAATAAAGCTGGTTATCCCAGATTTGTCAGATGATTGCAGCTCTGCGTTTAAAAAgtagtcatttttttctacttcttttCTCATTGTGATCTTTAGCTCCTGATACTGAGCTCTTCTCCTCTTTAAGCCCTCGAGGCCACTGCTCCATGCTTTGATGCCCACACTCTTTGAAGCAGGTGGACAGACGCAGGTATGAGTAACAGTGGGACCAAAGAGCCGTCTCCTCAGCCGAGCACTGCCCAGTCGCCCGAAGAGCCTCAGCGCAGGGGCAGAGGTCGACCACGGAAACAGCAACAGGTATGACCTCAATCTTTGAAAGGTGACTGTAGTCGGCTCCACTCTTGGCCTTTGGTTATATTCATTAAACAGAAGGTTGAGTTGTGTGTATTTGCAGACAATAGGAAGTGCAGTTTTGAGTTTTGGTCCCACATTTAATCTCTCACCACAGGAGCCTGTTGGACCACCAACTCCAAAGCGACCGAGAGGACGACCAAAAGGCAGCAAGAACAAAGGCCCCAGAACTGCACTGAAGGTCAAAACGGATTAAgacaatttttattattatatatttgtttaaaaagataaataatgacTTGTTAAAGGAGCTTCCCACAACACTCAGGTGTTGGTTAAATGTTGCAGCTAATGGAAAACAGATAGTCTTTGCTTTAATTAAGAACCTGCATTAATCAAAATGCATATTTGTTTTACAGCACAATTTAGAGGGGTACTGTTTCACATACTTTAGTAACGCTGTGTGTAATCTAAAGGGGTTTCTGTTTCCAGTGCATCTGCATTAGTTGCAGTAGTGTAGGATTTATGTCTTCAGTGGGACTCTTTAAAGCAGCCACCATCAGGGTAAATGTAAGTTTACAGCAGAGAAAAGACCAGCTGCTGCTGAATCAAtacattgtttacatttcaTGCTTCAGCCTGTGGGTCAACACTCAAAGATGAATTAATCAAGACAGTTGTTATAAAACTATAACTTAATTACTAGGCCATTTTAGTCTCCGTTCTATGATTTATCATACGTCAGTATATTATGTGGTTGAAGTTGGTTCCACCTTATCCAGTCCAGCTGGAACAGCGAAGTGCTTTTAAATCATGAATACATCCGTGATAAAACTTCACATCTTAAGTTATTCAGCTTGCATTGAAATTGGGAAGAAATGCTTTTATTAATGGTGTTGGAGCCGCATGAAATAATTAGCTTTACTTATATAAAGTGCATAATTATTACAAacaactggtttccagtttaaacTAATGCAAACATATCTTAAGGTCTCTCAAGAGACTAAcgtttttttgtgcatttgcaATGAATACATTGGTTGTgtttaacaaaagcaaaataatgaGGAATATTAAATGTTTGGGGATTTATATGGCAGCTATGTTATATTATGGATCATTTTGTCTATAAAACAATCTAACTGTTAAAGCAAAAATTGAGACAGTCCAAAACTCAAATAAGTTTAATATGCTATCaaacataacttaaaaagtGAACAGAATACACATTTGATAAGTAATggaggtttttattgttttgttataaaaacaataaaagtcaataaacaaacaatcttctgatgatatacTTATAATGTACTTATTACTAGAAAGAATGATGCCGTTATGCAAAATCCTGggtttaagttatttttaaacagtttaagaGGCCGGTTGCTTTAAAAGCTGCTTaaattttagttaatttttatttaaattagaaGACTGGCGGAGGCTGAACATGTCCTGCTGCTGATCTCTATCTCTAATAATCAAGTTATTGTCACTTTGTAGTGTTGGGAGACATTAGAGGAGTTTCTAGcaaagaaataattatttttccatGTCATTAGATCTGAGGAAACAATTAATGTCAGGCAGCAGAACTTGTTTAAATTGCTACAACATGGCAGAGTGAGGTATTAGACATCCCAGTCACACAAATGTTTTCGTTGTCTCCTCAAATCCTACCACACTGAACAGTTTTCAGAGGAAATGCACTCAAAAGCAGAATGACATAAAGCAGAATAATACACAAATATTTGCCCAAGTGTGTTTTTTCCATTTGATGTCTTGACAACATTTTACTCCTTTATGTTAAGATGGATGTTAATGCACTTGTGCTATTTTAAATTTACGCGAGCATCATGCATATTGACATTTTTAGGGATGATTTGACCTagaatatacataataaatgtttagCACCAAAGAATATAAATGCAACAGTTTCACAAACAGGCAGTAAATTGGCATTAAATATACATAAGAATCTTTGAATCATGAGAGTTTAAAAAGTATCAGTAGCTCCTAGGATGACTCTTCCACAGAAACCTAAGACACTCAGATAAA
Protein-coding sequences here:
- the si:ch211-161c3.6 gene encoding high mobility group AT-hook 2b isoform X1; this translates as MSNSGTKEPSPQPSTAQSPEEPQRRGRGRPRKQQQEPVGPPTPKRPRGRPKGSKNKGPRTALKKVEPVGERRPRGRPRKWPQKVVPEVTEEQKGASEEAEEGPSSQVPEQEEGE
- the si:ch211-161c3.6 gene encoding high mobility group AT-hook 2b isoform X2 — its product is MSNSGTKEPSPQPSTAQSPEEPQRRGRGRPRKQQQEPVGPPTPKRPRGRPKGSKNKGPRTALKKVEPVGERRPRGRPRKWPQKVVPEVTEEQKN